AATTTAAAGTTTTCTCCTAAATATACTTTCTTCGCCATTGGATTAGAAGCTATTTCTTCAGGAGTTCCACTTATCAATACTTTTCCGTTAGCCATTATATATGCTTTCTCAGTTATAGACAACGTTTCTCTTACTGAGTGGTCTGTTATTAGTATTCCTAATCCTCTTTGTTTTAAGTATTTAATAATTTGTTGTATATCCTCTACAGCTATAGGATCAACTCCAGCAAATGGTTCATCTAGCAATATAAAATCTGGATCATTAGCTATTGTTCTTGCTATTTCAACTCTTCTTCTCTCTCCACCTGAAAGAGAATATCCCATCGATTTCGCTACATGTGTTAACTTAAACTCTTCTAACAACTCTTGCATTTTTTTTATCTGCTCATTTTTGGGTAATCCTTTCATCTCCAATATAGCTAATATATTATCTTCAACAGAAAGATTTCTAAAAATTGATGGTTCTTGTGCAAGATATCCAATTCCCATATCTGCTCTTTTATACATTGGATATTCTGTTATATCTACTTCATTAATAAAAACTTGACCCTTTTCAGGTTTAACTATTCCAGTTATCATGTAAAATGTTGTAGTTTTTCCCGCTCCGTTAGGTCCTAAAAGACCAACAATTTCGCCTTTCTTTACTTCCAAACTCACATCTTTAACTACTTGTCTTTTTTTATAACTTTTACATAATCCTTGAGCAACTATACTTCTCATAGATTCTCCTTATTTTTTTAAGATTTTATTATATCCTGAATTTATTTGATTTGCATTTGTTACACTTTTCTTCTCATTTACTTTATAATCTACAAATACATTTCCTCTAGCTTTTACTTTATTAGTTTTTGTATTATAATCTGCTTCATCAGATGTTATTACAGATTCACCATCATCAACAACAACATTTCCTCTTAACTCAATTATATTATCTTTATTTTTTATTTTAGCTTTTGTTGATGTTGCATTTAAAGTTTTATCTTTATCTTTTCTAACAATAACTACTTTTCCCACTAAATCAACAATCTCTGTGTTTAGATTTCCTGTCATCATATTTGATGTAACTGTTGTTATTGTCCCATCTTTATCTTTTAATACTGCTTTGGTATTATCTTTTCCAAAAACTAATTTCTTTTCTGGTTGTATCTCTAAATAGTCTGAATAAAGCGTTGTTCCCTCTTTTTCAATCACTGCATTTTTTCTAATCTCAACTCTTTGAATTTGATTTTTACCTTGAGCATCTTTTTTAAAGTATGCTCTTACAAAATCTCCTTTAAAGTTTACAGGCACCCCATCTTGATAAATTCTTCCAGAAACATTTCCTATAAAATCTAAATTCATATTATCTAAAGTTCCATCTACACGATCTCCTTTAAACTCTTCATTCAATTTTGATTTTATTAATACATTATTACCTGTTAAGTGGCTTGTTTTTTTATCTAAAGTTCCACTACTACCAAATATATCATAATCATCATATTTTATTTCAAAAGCTTTTGGAGATTTTGCTATTTCTGTATTTTTATTGTACTCTAATTGATCTCCTTTTAAAGTCGTTTTTTCGTCTTTAATTTCTGCATTCTTTTCTAAAACAAAATTCCCTTGAGAAGTAAAGTACTTTATTATATCACTTTTTAATGTATTCTTCACATCTTTTCCATTAAATTTTTCACCAGTGAAT
This genomic window from Cetobacterium somerae ATCC BAA-474 contains:
- the lptB gene encoding LPS export ABC transporter ATP-binding protein; the protein is MRSIVAQGLCKSYKKRQVVKDVSLEVKKGEIVGLLGPNGAGKTTTFYMITGIVKPEKGQVFINEVDITEYPMYKRADMGIGYLAQEPSIFRNLSVEDNILAILEMKGLPKNEQIKKMQELLEEFKLTHVAKSMGYSLSGGERRRVEIARTIANDPDFILLDEPFAGVDPIAVEDIQQIIKYLKQRGLGILITDHSVRETLSITEKAYIMANGKVLISGTPEEIASNPMAKKVYLGENFKLD